In Halobaculum limi, one DNA window encodes the following:
- a CDS encoding acetyl-CoA synthetase, protein MTEDLTLVGDLVARERRSEQLALHAAELDRTYSYWDLCNTACKVGNVLSHVGIREGDRLVIDPAPVPEPILTFLGGALLGTVTEFDSDPPTDCDARGVVVPVEREAEFDLPGGSKLCAYGGDPERPDTTHWEQEVWSENPAFPPTFHDPADPVLRGSVDGEERTLSHADLLGTARDAVEALEMDAESKVAIRAPLSDPRTVAAGVLAPLLAGGAVAIPHGDDAMDATASVVGAEQTAPESRTLAVDSISI, encoded by the coding sequence ATGACCGAGGATCTCACCCTCGTCGGCGACCTCGTCGCCCGCGAGCGTCGCAGCGAGCAACTCGCCCTGCACGCCGCCGAACTCGACCGCACGTACAGTTACTGGGATCTGTGTAACACTGCCTGCAAGGTCGGCAACGTCTTGAGTCACGTAGGGATTCGCGAGGGCGACCGTCTCGTCATCGACCCCGCACCGGTTCCAGAGCCGATTCTCACCTTCCTCGGCGGCGCACTCCTTGGCACCGTCACGGAGTTCGACTCCGACCCGCCCACCGACTGTGACGCTCGTGGCGTCGTCGTCCCGGTCGAACGAGAAGCCGAGTTCGACCTGCCCGGCGGGTCGAAACTGTGCGCGTACGGCGGCGACCCCGAGCGCCCCGACACCACCCATTGGGAGCAGGAGGTGTGGAGCGAGAACCCCGCGTTCCCGCCGACGTTCCACGACCCCGCAGACCCCGTGCTTCGGGGATCGGTTGACGGCGAGGAGCGCACGCTCTCGCACGCCGACCTGCTCGGAACTGCCCGCGACGCCGTCGAGGCACTCGAGATGGATGCGGAGTCGAAGGTTGCGATCCGTGCGCCGCTCTCGGACCCGCGGACGGTCGCGGCGGGCGTCCTCGCGCCGTTGCTCGCGGGCGGGGCGGTCGCGATTCCGCACGGCGACGACGCAATGGACGCGACCGCCAGCGTCGTCGGAGCCGAGCAGACAGCGCCCGAATCCCGGACGCTCGCGGTCGATTCGATCTCGATTTAG